A genomic region of Phenylobacterium parvum contains the following coding sequences:
- the glpX gene encoding class II fructose-bisphosphatase, protein MSTEQLDSGLVLDAVRVTEIAAIAASTLVGRGDEKAADQAAVDAMRTALNNLAIDGEIVIGEGERDEAPMLYIGEKVGRGGAAIDIALDPLEGTTLTAKAMANALAVMAWAPKGTLLNAPDTYMDKIACGPGYPAGVIDLDKSPADNVRALAGAKGVSPEEITVCVLDRPRHAEIIASIRSVGARVNLITDGDVAGVMHTADPATGIDLYVGQGGAPEGVLACAALKCVGGQFQGRLVFRNADEKERARRVGITDFDKKYDLHEMVRADAIFAATGVTKGALLDGIRREGGHVVTHSLVMSSSTGTVREVRMRRPV, encoded by the coding sequence ATGAGCACTGAGCAGCTGGACAGCGGCCTTGTCCTGGACGCGGTCCGCGTCACCGAGATCGCCGCGATCGCCGCCTCCACCCTCGTGGGCCGGGGTGACGAGAAGGCCGCCGACCAGGCCGCCGTCGACGCCATGCGTACGGCGCTCAACAACCTGGCCATCGACGGCGAAATCGTCATTGGCGAGGGGGAGCGGGACGAAGCCCCCATGCTCTACATCGGCGAGAAGGTGGGGCGCGGCGGCGCGGCCATCGACATCGCCCTGGACCCTCTTGAGGGGACAACCCTGACGGCCAAGGCGATGGCTAACGCCCTGGCGGTAATGGCCTGGGCGCCCAAGGGCACCCTGCTGAACGCCCCCGACACCTACATGGACAAGATCGCCTGCGGGCCAGGCTATCCCGCCGGGGTGATCGACCTCGACAAGTCGCCGGCCGACAACGTGCGGGCCCTGGCCGGCGCCAAGGGGGTGTCGCCCGAGGAGATTACGGTCTGTGTCCTCGACCGGCCCCGCCACGCCGAGATCATCGCCTCGATCCGCTCGGTCGGCGCGCGCGTGAACCTGATCACCGACGGCGACGTGGCGGGCGTGATGCACACCGCGGATCCGGCCACGGGCATTGACCTCTATGTCGGCCAGGGCGGCGCCCCCGAGGGCGTCCTGGCCTGCGCCGCGCTCAAGTGCGTCGGCGGTCAGTTCCAGGGGCGTCTGGTCTTCCGCAACGCCGACGAGAAGGAACGGGCGCGGCGCGTGGGGATCACCGACTTCGACAAGAAGTACGACCTCCACGAAATGGTCCGGGCCGACGCCATCTTCGCCGCCACGGGCGTGACCAAGGGCGCCCTGCTGGACGGCATCCGCCGCGAGGGCGGCCATGTGGTGACCCACAGCCTTGTGATGAGCTCTTCCACGGGCACCGTCCGCGAAGTGCGGATGCGGCGGCCGGTCTGA
- the recJ gene encoding single-stranded-DNA-specific exonuclease RecJ codes for MTAGEGPFLGVARSLTGRAWAARPAAEDLVRRHQASLGLSEPLARALASRGVGPDGGEVYLNPTLKALFPDPSSFRDMDRAAEVLVDALVRDRSMVVFADYDVDGAASAAQVVRWMRAMGREVPVYIPDRVTEGYGPSPTIFRSLKAKGAELVVTLDCGAAAVDALVAAQEIGLDVVVIDHHLMRPGEVPPALALVNPNRPDDNSGQGMLAAAGVAFVLLAALNREARRRGLFADRPEPDLRQWLDLAALGAVCDVTALTGFNRALTAQGLKVMSRWANPGLKALADIGKVSGAATTFHAGFVLGPRINAGGRIGRSDLGARLLATDDPAEAASLAAQLDELNGQRRAVEQGVLDEAVAMVEGDPALAEAPVLVVAAPAWPPGVIGIVAGRLRERYRRPAVVIGVDPGSGVGKGSGRSQPGVNLGAAVQAAFDAGILLSGGGHAMAAGLSIRPERIADFTAFLGDQLGDAQARAAEADALEVDALITPRGADRGLLEAFGRLAPFGPGNPEPVFAAASVRIERPIPMRGGHVRVTLSDSAGGRLKAVAWRSEETPLGQALLAGGVLHVAGRLRPDDWQGKASVELEIEDAADPRRADAP; via the coding sequence ATGACCGCCGGGGAGGGCCCGTTTCTCGGAGTGGCCCGATCCCTGACCGGGCGCGCCTGGGCCGCCCGCCCGGCCGCAGAGGACCTGGTCCGCCGGCACCAGGCCTCGCTGGGCCTCAGCGAACCCCTGGCCCGGGCCCTCGCCTCGCGGGGCGTTGGCCCGGACGGCGGCGAGGTTTATCTGAACCCGACCCTCAAGGCCCTCTTCCCCGATCCCTCTTCCTTCCGTGACATGGACCGTGCGGCGGAGGTCCTGGTGGACGCCCTGGTGCGCGACCGCTCCATGGTGGTCTTCGCAGACTATGATGTGGACGGCGCCGCCAGCGCCGCGCAGGTGGTGCGCTGGATGCGCGCCATGGGCCGCGAGGTCCCGGTCTACATCCCTGATCGCGTTACCGAGGGCTACGGCCCCAGCCCCACCATCTTCCGGTCCCTGAAGGCGAAGGGCGCAGAGCTGGTCGTGACCCTGGACTGCGGCGCAGCGGCGGTGGACGCCCTCGTGGCGGCCCAGGAGATCGGCCTCGACGTGGTGGTCATCGATCACCACCTCATGCGGCCGGGAGAGGTCCCGCCCGCCCTGGCGCTCGTCAATCCCAACCGGCCCGACGACAATTCCGGCCAGGGGATGCTGGCCGCCGCCGGGGTCGCCTTTGTCCTGTTGGCGGCGCTCAACCGGGAGGCGCGCCGGCGCGGGCTCTTCGCCGATCGGCCCGAGCCCGACCTGCGCCAATGGCTCGACCTGGCCGCCCTGGGCGCGGTCTGCGACGTCACCGCCCTCACGGGTTTCAACCGGGCCCTGACGGCGCAGGGGCTAAAGGTGATGTCCCGCTGGGCCAACCCGGGCCTCAAGGCCCTGGCCGACATCGGCAAGGTCAGCGGCGCCGCCACGACCTTCCACGCCGGGTTCGTGCTGGGCCCCCGGATCAATGCCGGCGGCCGTATCGGCCGCTCGGACCTCGGCGCGCGCCTCCTGGCGACGGACGACCCCGCGGAGGCCGCGTCCCTGGCCGCCCAGCTGGACGAGCTCAACGGCCAGCGCCGGGCGGTGGAGCAGGGGGTCCTCGATGAGGCCGTCGCCATGGTCGAGGGCGATCCAGCATTAGCCGAGGCCCCCGTCCTGGTGGTGGCCGCCCCCGCCTGGCCGCCGGGTGTGATCGGCATCGTCGCCGGTCGGCTGCGCGAGCGCTATCGGCGGCCCGCCGTCGTGATTGGCGTCGATCCGGGCTCGGGCGTCGGCAAGGGCTCCGGCCGCTCCCAACCCGGCGTGAACCTGGGCGCCGCAGTCCAGGCCGCCTTCGACGCCGGGATCCTCCTGTCCGGAGGCGGCCACGCCATGGCGGCGGGCCTCTCCATCCGACCTGAGCGCATTGCGGACTTCACCGCCTTCCTGGGGGACCAACTCGGCGACGCCCAAGCCCGCGCCGCAGAAGCTGACGCCCTGGAGGTCGACGCCCTGATCACCCCGCGCGGGGCCGACCGGGGGCTGCTGGAGGCGTTTGGTCGCCTCGCGCCCTTCGGACCCGGCAATCCCGAGCCGGTCTTTGCAGCCGCCTCTGTGAGGATCGAGCGCCCCATCCCCATGCGCGGGGGGCACGTGCGCGTGACTCTGTCGGACTCCGCGGGCGGACGCCTCAAGGCCGTGGCCTGGAGGT